The DNA sequence atctcaatatcctttctgaactgaggggcccagacctgaacacaacactcaaggtgtggcctccccaatgcagagtccaggggaaggatcacttccctcgtcctgctggtcacgctagttttgatacaggacaggatcccattcAAATCATTCTAAGAAACCATTCAAATCATTCTAAGAAACCATGTCATGAAAAGGCATTTAGATGTCCCCCTTGACAATGaagttctttttatttcaaaggtaTGTTATAGTTATataatttgaaatgtttaaaaaatttgCACACCCTTAGTTAGTTGCTTTTAGTGGAGTTTTTTCATGTATTATCAGTATTGCAGATATCTTAGGGCATTTTTGTGATGGTTTCAATAATACTCCTACTGCCTGCTTTTTAATCCTCTGATGTGGTCCAAGAGTATTCTTTATAACCCCCCATTCTTGGCATACTGAAAAAGGGAAGAGTGAGCCAAGTACAGCCTTGAGCAAAATATCCAGCTTTAAGTACAGTTTCAGGCTGATGAGGAGAGGACAGTCACTGAGCAAACGCTTGGCCAGGTCTGGCTGAACACACTGGCTGCACtactctgctcctgctcagcGCATGCCTTGAGCTGCCACTTCTCCTTTGAGAAGAGTCCCTTCCAAAGATGTGCCTTAGGAGCTGTCCTCAAGGCTTGCTAGAGCTCCCACAGGCCCCAGGGGATTCCAAGGCACCCTGAAGGCAGGTGGCACCCAAACACCAAGGCCTGAGTCGTCCTTGCAGAACTAGGGACATGCCCAGCATGAAACATGTCATGGCTCTGATCTTGCTGAATGTTGTTCTTGGATATTTAGAATCTGATCACTCTTGGAAGACCTACAAGGCAGATCACCTTTGTCAGTGGTGGATTGGTCAGCAACCTCAACTCCTATGGAGCAAACACCATCGCCATGTGCAGTGGAGTCCCCACCTACCAGGCTTACGAAGTTCATGGTGAGTGCAAGGaaatgaattctgtctctctctgacGTGGAAATTTTTTCTTGGGGAAAGGTTATTTCACCAATGCTCCTCTTTCAACCCGTGATGGACAGAAACCAAGAGCTTGCAGTTCTGTAGAAAGGGTTTGGCATCTCTGCCAATCAGGACTAGAACAGGGTTGAGTCACAGCCTTCATAACTGACCTGGTCAAAACCTTTACAGCCTTTTTTTTGGGAAATTTTAAGGTGGCTTAAGTTTCAACCCAGAGTTTTGCAGGCTGACCTCTTGTCAATGCCCAGGCTAAGAAAGGAGGGGATTCTAAGAACCACTATTGTCTCATCCCAACAATAGTTGTTTTTGGAGTCACAAAAAGGATCCTTTATTCCTGTATTAAATCAATTCTATCACAGTAATTACTCAGAGCCTTTCTTGCTCCTAGGAACAAAAATACATCCTGAGAGATTACCCACCAATGTCTTAGCTATTAACTCAGggtatttgttctgtttttaaagggACCTACAATCCACAAACATGCCTTGCACTTCATGTCCTGCGACTTGTGGAGCTGAGATACTGCAATGGCAATGGCCAGAATGTCCAGGTCCAAAGCCCTCAGCTCTCTTGAGCCAAGTGCAAgcactccagagctgctgcccaaagACAACCCTGATGCCCTTCTTCCCTGGCATCTCCTCTTTCAAGAGTTTTCTTCTTGATGGTTCAGATGCCGAAACAGATCAATGGTGACCAAAGCTTTCCATTAAAAACCTTTTGCATAGATAATCTCTGGCTTGTTTCTCGTTACTGTGCGCCTCAGTCATCTATGGAATTCCTGAAAAAACATTTGGATTGTCTCTCTTTTGCCCTTCTTGAGCCCTTAGAATGCTCTTTTCATAGCCAGCTCTCAACACAGGGCACACCCAGAGGGCTGGGCAAGCCCTGGGGTGTGGACATGACAAGAGAGGCTTTCAGAGTTAAGACCTTCCTTTCCCTATTCAGGCAAAGATGCCTCACATTAAAAATCTTAATTCAGGTGGcacaaaaggcagaaagaacGAAGGACAAAGCAATGAATTTGCCTTTGTTACTGGAAGAGGAGTCTCCTTTCTGGGGTTTACTGAGTTGTTCTTTGCTTAAACTGAGCCCTCTCTTCTGTGGTGCTCAGCAAGGACGGGCATGTTGAACACTAAAGAGGATGAAAATGTCCTTCAAAGATGCACACACGGTACAAACACAGCTGTTGGTCATGTGAGACAGTGCAAGATTCCCAGGCACCTCCTTCCAAATGCCTCTATCTTAGCATGCAAAAAACAAAGAGAGACTTGTCTTTCCTGATGTCTGGTCCCAGATTCTCTCTCTGCTCAGTCTTCCTCAGTAGGAATGGACAGGAATCAAGCCAGGAATACAGTCATGTTTCTGCTGAGCCAATGAGAGCATTTGACAAAGTGTCAACCCCTACCTACTCTCACCCAAACCAGTTTGTTGCtacaatgttttgttttgttttgttttgttttgttttgttttgttttgtggcaCTAGGAGGGTGTATTTGCTTGAACTCTTGTCACCCAACAAGAATTTTCCCCTCCTCCATCTTTCAAGGGACACCTGAACTCAAACTTCTTCTATGgtcagagagaaaaatcaaagagaATGAGAAGCCAAACACTTGAGAGTTGAGACTTGCACAGGAGAATtagacaattttatttttaggaaggCATGGTCCCTGTTGCTCAGAATCCTAAAATCAACTATTCTGTAATGAAACTGGCAGGATGCTCTGGGTTACCCAGGTGAACACAAACCTGTCTGGAGCACAAACCCCAGCCATGTGCAGTCCCTCAGTTTCTGGCACCATCTCACTGACCCCAGAGGCTTCACCATGTAGTGAATTGAGAGCATGGAGTTCACTGAGACACCACTCAGGGAAAAGCATCTCAATGATCTGGGTGAGCCCACACCAGTCCCCAAAGGAGAGACACAGGCAGGAGTTGGTTGCTGCCAATCTCCTTCCTTTTTTGGTatgactgaatttttttttaattccctcaTAGACCATCAATTCTCTTTTTGAGGGCACTGAAGAATGACAGAAATAGGCAATAAACAAAGTTTAGGAGGGATTGAGTACCCTAACAAAATCTCTCAGCTCATCATGCCCTACTTTGCCTTCTACTTGGCATTTCTCTAACTCCTTTTCAGTAGGGACTGGAAAGACATTTCTTAGTAGTTGTGTCTGCCTTTTAATACCAAATGTATGtgagtgaaagaaaaaggaacttcaGCCACCTCATGAACCAAAACAACCCCTCAGCAGTCTAATTAGAGGAACTGTAAGTCTTTTCCTTTAGTAGTTTATTACTTTCATGCACTATATTTAACACCTTGTTTCCCAGTTACAGCTGCTGGGACCAGTTTggcactgtgtgggtgtgaccaaagctgtgggTTCTACACCCTCCGTGCCATTTCTGAAGGACTGTCAGTAATGGATcgttggcagcagctgcccagggcacagctggcacctcagggcacacctggcaccTCAGGGCACAGGATGAGTGGCACAgggccctgtgggacaggggagtgtgccaaggtgggtgtcacagaccctgtgggacaggggagtgtcccaaggtgggtgtcacagggccctgtgggacaggggagtgtccCAAGGTGGGTGTGAAAgggccctgtgggacaggggagtgtcccaaggtgggtgtcacagggcCCTGTGAGACAGGGATGTGTCCCAAGGTGGGTGTTAAAgggccctgtgggacaggggagtgtcccaaggtgggtgtcacagggtcctgtgggacaggggagtgttccagggTGGATGTTAAAgggccctgtgggacaggggagtgtccCAAGGTGAGTGTCACAGGGCCCtgtgagacaggggagtgtcccaaggtgggtgtcacagacccTGTGAGACAGGGAAGTGTCCCAGGATGGGTGTCACagaccctgtgggacaggggagtgtcccagggtgggtgtcacagaccctgtgggacaggggagtgtcccaaggtgggtgtcacagacccTGTGAGACAGGGAAGTGTCCCAGGATGGGTGTCACAGACCCTGTGGGACAAGGGAGTGTCCCAAGGTGGGTGTGAAAgggccctgtgggacaggggagtgtcccaaggtgggtgtcacagggcCCTGTGAGACAGGGAAGTGTCCCAGGATGGGTGTCACAGACCCTGTGGGACAAGGGAGtgtcccaaggtgggtgtcacagggccctgtgagacaggggagtgtcccaaggtgggtgtcacagggccctgtgagacaggggagtgtcccagggtgggtgtcacagaccctgtgggacaggggagtgtcccaaggtgggtgtcacagaccctgtgggacaggggagtgtccCAAGGTGGGTGACACagaccctgtgggacaggggagtgtcccaaggtgggtgtcacagggctctgtgggacaggggagtgttccaaggtgggtgtcacagacccTGTGACACAGGGCAGTGTTTCTGTCCCCACACCAGGGACCCCTCCCAGGAGGCatcagcacctccacacccacctgaggggtcagatCTGCCAAagggccatcaaagattccagaACATCCCaggactcacagagtaaatcacccactgtggaactccctgccctggggaaggtgctgggcattcccacccAAGCCTGAGCCTGGATAATCTCGGGGTTTGGGGCTCCTGGGACCACtggtgggatccagaggaggagcagaacctcgacaggactgcaCTGCCACTCTCAcccagactgtgacatcatcatcctcaccaacagctttcctttcctttcactctGCACTCAGGGGcccacgtggggctcagcacaggggccaaggAGCACCATCCTGttcctgccccaggggctggTTATACCCCTGTTCTTTATGGGTTTAAAACGTTCTCTATTGGTTAGCATGAGGTTGAGCAGAACACCATTCCATGTGGGATCCTCCACCAGTCCAACAGGAATTTATCATTGTTTTCTTAGatgatgcaggaaggatttttgactgtttgattttcacattttgtagattttaggaactcAGTAGCTGaagcaaagtagatttttagtagGTTGATATTTTTTAGCAGCTTAAGTTTAGTGTCTTTCTATCGCCACACCTGTCCCAGActggggagctcaaattcctcagctgtttagtctctgtTTCAAGGCACGAGattgaaggatatcagaagaaGACATAAACatggggcagagtgacccagaactaagaacactggaaaacctccaagagtCTTTTGtatgctgaagaagaggaggctgatgAAGAGGGGGGGGTGTCTCATCGACCCCAGACCCATTTCCTAGGGTGGTGGGACAGGGTTGGGTGTTGCCACCCACTGACTCCAGTGGGTCCAGAAGAACCACGTGACACCGGACTCAGAAGTCAAACAACAACAAGCCCAGCATCTCACCTGGAAAGGGCTTGGGATTTTACCTTATAAGTACATGTTTCTAAGCTCAACCTATGGAGTCAGATGTGTTGTGCCTGGGGCGGGGTTACCTCGGGTTATATatgttgtctaatttgaataaagttgggatttgcctgaGTACACCATATTGGTGTGTGTGATCTCCTTTGGACCCGTCCATAACAGGTGGGACAGAGGTGGCACTGGAAATATGTAAAGTGatgattggatggatcatattataaaagccatggaagtTAAAGCTTGCCCAGGTGTACGTCGATGTGTTCCTGGGTGAGCCAGGCTGCTCATTGAAGTTGCtaccctttatcttatctcctactaaaATTTGGCTTGGAGACTTTTTAAGGCATCAAGGAACTTCTTGGACTGTTTCTACTCCACAGTATTGCTTCTCCTGCAGATGTCAGGGTAGTCACAGTTCCCCACAAGAAACAATGCCTGGCACTTTGAGACCGCCTGTAGAAAGCCTCATCcactttttcctcctcctgatcAGGCAACCTGTAACAAACACCCACAATAATGTCACTTTTCCTACTCTTCCCTTTTATCCTAAACCATAAGATGTCCACTTGCTCATCATCCACCCCAAGACTGAACTCAATACATTCTAAACAGAGGGCAAATAACTCCAGGTACAGGGTAAAATTCCTTCCAAGAGAGGGCAATGCCACCAGCACGTCCTGCTGCCTTCCACCTTCTCCCTTAAACAGGTGTATCCTCTCATGAGGACATTCCAGCCGGGAGAGCTGTCCCACCAGATCTCCATAATCACAAGGACATCACAGGCCTGTGGCTGCACACAGACCTCTAGTTCCTCCTGTTTGTTCTCCATATTGTGTATGTTGGTGTACAGGCACCTTATGGAGGTGTTTGACTGTGTCAGCATCTCAGAGGGGATGCAAAGGGATGCCCCATAATCCTGTCTTGTGGTTGTCTTTGGATGCTGTCCCAGACCAATCAGGGACAAGGCTGCAACGGGGTCATTTAGCCAATTCATTCCTTTGAAGGTGA is a window from the Pithys albifrons albifrons isolate INPA30051 chromosome 29, PitAlb_v1, whole genome shotgun sequence genome containing:
- the LOC139683637 gene encoding gastrokine-1-like, whose amino-acid sequence is MNINSQTQEAIIEQKGNQLSWKTIWNYNTGVIATKVMQENTCYISTMNRTEMPSFDALIRVAAQGGNLITLGRPTRQITFVSGGLVSNLNSYGANTIAMCSGVPTYQAYEVHGTYNPQTCLALHVLRLVELRYCNGNGQNVQVQSPQLS